A genomic window from Chrysoperla carnea chromosome 3, inChrCarn1.1, whole genome shotgun sequence includes:
- the LOC123294561 gene encoding E3 ubiquitin-protein ligase CHIP gives MSKHMYSTQNLTDKELKEQGNRLFSLRKYDDAVSCYSKAIIKNPNVAVYFTNRALCWLKLQRWDAASADCRRALDMDGTLVKAHFFLGQSLLEQDCLDEAIKHLHRAMDLAKEQKKNFGDDIALQLRTARKKRFAIQEEKRIAQEIELQSYLNKLLREETERQLSVLNTDDPNDQEKAKQIEEQCDTYVNELNSIFSKVDERRRKRDVPDFLCGKISFEILQDPVITPSGITYERKDIEEHLQRVGHFDPVTRVKLTQDQLIPNFAMKEVVDAFIQENEWSLDY, from the exons ATGAGTAAGCATATGTATTCCACACAAAATTTAACTGATAAAGAATTAAAAGAACAAGGTAATCGATTGTTTAGTTTAAGGAAGTATGATGATGCAGTTTCGTGTTACAGTAAAGCCATT ataaaaaatcCAAATGTTGCTGTGTATTTTACAAATCGAGCACTATGCTGGTTGAAATTGCAAAGGTGGGATGCTGCAAGTGCAGATTGTCGCCGTGCACTCGATATGGACGGCACGCTTGTAAAGGCTCATTTTTTTCTAGGACAATCTCTCTTGGAACAGGACTGTCTCGATGAAGCTATAAAACATTTACATCGAG CAATGGATTTAGCAAaggaacagaaaaaaaattttggcgacGATATCGCTTTACAATTAAGGACAGCTCGAAAGAAACGGTTTGCAATTCAAGAAGAAAAACGTATTGCTCAAGAAATTGAATTACAAtcatatctaaataaattacTCCGTGAAGAGACTGAACGACAGCTAAGTGTTTTAAATACAGATGATCCAAATGATCAAGAGAAGGCAAAACAGATTGAAGAGCAATGT gatacatatgtaaatgaactgaattccattttttcaaaagttgatGAACGGCGAAgg aaaAGAGATGTTCCAGATTTCTTATGtggaaaaattagttttgaaattttgcaagaTCCTGTTATAACACCAAGTGGAATCACTTATGAACGAAAAGATATTGAGGAACACTTAcag agAGTTGGTCATTTTGATCCTGTTACCAGAGTAAAATTGACTCAAGATCAATTAATACCAAATTTTGCCATGAAGGAGGTTGTGGATGcatttattcaagaaaatgagTGGTCGTtagattattga
- the LOC123294563 gene encoding uncharacterized protein LOC123294563: MWGRKSFESNKSQLLRVHNAQNAEFEDHLSLLLMWFIRTAWMERVKFVEDLLNKTKGLNVIGNIINTTRGNVYKECIYIATQCETDNLFDKIIFDDNRTISSATFYEIREKDLTWFGNLSESRQFEVLMDSVTTYLDKSPNHKFVRS; encoded by the exons atgtggGGTCGTAAAAGCTTTGAAAGCAATAAAT cTCAATTACTACGGGTTCACAACGCACAAAATGCAGAATTCGAAGATCATCTATCTCTTTTACTTATGTGGTTCATCAGAACTGCTTGGATGGAACGTGTTAAATTCGTGGAAGATTTACTGAACAAGACCAAAGGTTTAAATGTTATTGGTAACATTATTAATACTACACGTGGAAATGTGTATAAAGAATGTATTTATATTGCAACACA gtgtGAAACTGACAATTtatttgacaaaattatatttgatgatAATAGAACGATATCTAGTGctacattttatgaaataagaGAAAAAGACTTGACATGGTTTGGTAATTTATCAGAATCAAGGCAATTCGAAGTTTTAATGG attcAGTTACTACCTATTTGGATAAATCGCCGAATCATAAGTTTGTTAGATCCTAA
- the LOC123294564 gene encoding uncharacterized protein LOC123294564 produces MKMRGCADSTLRGNENKEFITKSVPIILEEGIRKQSASNLSGGEVSTSRGPPYIFPRSLLFNSNPRKLPCELNKKIVKQSADKRIEKRFEKKTMVQITHPYSINV; encoded by the exons ATGAAAATGAGAGGATGTGCAGATTCTACTTTACgtggaaatgaaaataaagaatttataaCCAAATCCGTTCCAATTATTTTGGAAGAAGGAATTCGTAAACAG AGTGCTAGTAATTTGTCGGGAGGTGAAGTTTCTACAAGTAGAGGTCCACCATACATTTTTCCAAGATCTTTATTATTCAATTCCAATCCGAGGAAATTACCTTgtgagttaaataaaaaaattgtaaaacaatcAGCTGATAAAAGGATTGAAAAACGATTTGAGAAAAAAACTATGGTTCAAATTACCCATCCATATAGTATAAATGTGTGA
- the LOC123294562 gene encoding 7,8-dihydro-8-oxoguanine triphosphatase-like, with amino-acid sequence MDHPKFEKLDCKMKDYTLVFVQNDKKILLGLKKRGFGVGKWNGFGGKVEKNETVFEGAKRELKEECGLIPINMKKLGTIIFDFEGKPTLLAVHVFKSHDYDGTLIESEEMKPQWFDINDIPYDKMWLDDEIWYPLMLNDKSFEGKFYFRGHSKILKYELKEV; translated from the exons atggatCATCCAAAA tttgagaAGCTTGATTGCAAAATGAAAGATTATACATTAGTTTTTGTACAAAATGACAAGAAAATACTACTGGGTTTAAAAAAACGAGGATTTGGCGTCGGTAAATGGAATGGTTTTGGCggcaaagttgaaaaaaatgaaaccgTTTTTGAAGGTGCAAAACGTGAATTGAAAGAAGAATGTGGTTTAATTCCCatcaatatgaaaaaattaggaactattatatttgattttgaagGAAAACCCACATTACTAGCCGTACATGTATTTAAGAGCCATGACTATGATGGAACTTTGATTGAATCCGAAGAAATGAAACCACAATGGTTtgatataaatgatattccTTATGATAAAATGTGGTTGgatgatgaaatttggtatccTCTAATGTTAAATGATAAATCATTTgaaggtaaattttattttcgaggacatagcaaaattttaaaatatgaattaaaagaagTATAG